From the Exiguobacterium marinum DSM 16307 genome, the window AATCGGCACCGAGTCGAAGAGCATGTTCAAGGAATGCTTTGAACTTGATTTCTTTGTTACACATGACGTCCGGGTTCGGCGTTCGACCGAGACGATATTCTGCTAAGAAATATTCAAAGACGCGGTCCCAATATTCTTTTTCAAAGTTGACCGCATAGTACGGGATCCCGATTTGGTTGGCCACGGCGATGACGTCTTCATAATCCTCTGTCGCCGTACACACACCGTTCTCATCCGTGTCGTCCCAGTTTTTCATAAAGATTCCGATGACATTGTACCCTTGTTCTTTCAAGACGTGGGCCGTCACCGATGAATCGACGCCACCTGACATGCCGACGACGACCGTCGTCTCTTCAGGGGCTTTCGTGCGTAAATTCATCTATCTCACTCCGTTCATAAATGTCGAGACGACTTCTTGTAGTCGCTCCGCGAGCCGTTTCGCGTCCTCGACCGAGTTGCCGTGTCCAAAACTGATTCGAACAGACTGACGCGTCCGTTCTGAATCCCCGTACATCGCCGACAATACATGGGACGGTTCGACCGACCCTGCCGTGCAGGCACTCCCACTCGAAATCGCCATGCCTCGCATATCCATCATGATGAGGAAAGGTTCAAGGTCAATTCCAGGGAGGTATAGGTTCACGATGTGAGGTAAACGGTTTGACCCGTTCACTTCATAAGTTACGCCTAGTTCGTCAAGACGTTGACGCAGCGCCAGATCGAGCGACGCATAGAGTGTCACCCGGTCCTCACGCTCTGCCATGATGAGTTCAGCTGCTTTTTGGAATCCGACGGCACCCGGAACATTTTCCGTGCCGGCTCGACGTTTACGTTCTTGTTGTCCACCAAAAGAACGTGACGCTAATTTTACACCTGTTTTCATGAAAAGAAAACCGATACCTTTTGGCCCATTCACTTTATGCGCGGACGCCGACAATAAATCGACATGGATCTTTTTCACATCGATTTCTTCTGTACCGAGCGCCTGTACCGCGTCGGTATGGAAAATGGCTTGATGGTCTTGTAACAACTCGCCAATCGTTTGAATCGGTTGGCGCGTCCCGACCTCGTTGTTGCCGTACATGATCGACACGAGAATCGTGTCATCTCGTAACGCGGCCCGGAACACATCTACATCGACAGCTCCTGACGCGTCGACATCGAGATACGTGACGTCAAACCCCTCTCGTTCGAGCTGTTCCATCGCATGAAGCACGGCATGATGTTCGACTTTCGTCGTGATGATATGTTTGCCTTTTCCTTTGTGGGCATAGACTGCACCGAACAAGGCATAATTATCCGACTCCGTCCCACCTGACGTGAACACGATTTCGTTCGGTGAAGCACCGATCCATTTCGCAAGGACACGACGTGACGAATCGAGCGCCGCTCGGGCATTACGACCAATCCCGTGAATGCTCGACGCGTTCCCATACGTCTCTAAAAAGTAAGGTGTCATCGCTTCAAGGACTTCCGGTCGCATCGGCGTCGTCGCAGCGTGATCAAAATAGTTCATAATAAGGTCACCTCGTTCTTAAATATAAAACATGTAGCCGTCTGACTCTTCTTCTGCGAGGTCAGCGAGTGTCGTCTCATCTAGGACAGTATCGATTGCCTCTTTGATTTTATCCCAAAGCTTTCGTTTCACCGCATCATCTGCTTCAGAGTCCTCGACAACGGCTAAAGGTCCTTCAAGTAAGCGTATAATTTCTCCTGCCGTCACTTCTTCTGCCGGTTTGACGAGTTGATAGCCACCGTATGCACCACGTACGCTCTTGACGAGGCCTCCGTTTCGGAGCGGACCGATCAGTTGCTCTAAATAATGCTCCGGCAACTCGTGACGTGCCGCGATTTTTTTTAAACTGAGCGGTTTGTTGTCTGTCTCTCGTGCCAACGCAATCATAATCGTTAAGCCATAACGGCCCTTTGTAGATATTTTCATCTTCAAGTCTCCTTCTGTTATACTAATCGAACAAACGTTTGTCGAAAGGAATGGTTACGTATGCCTGATTTGTTTCATCAATCGAATGGTGGACCGCTCGCCAACCGGATGCGCCCCGAAACGTTAGATGACGTGATCGGACAGCGACATATCGTCGGCGAGGGCAAGCTCCTTCGCCGTGCCATCGAAGCGGATCGACTCGGTACGATTATTTTATACGGTCCACCGGGTACCGGTAAGACGACACTCGCTCGTGTCATTTCGAATTACACGAAGGCGACGTTCGTCCAATTGAACGCCGTCACCGCCAAGCTCGATGAATTGCGAAGCGTCATTCGTGAAGCGGAGTCCCGGTTTGACTTCGACGATGAGCGAACGATTCTTTTTTTAGATGAGATCCATCGATTCAATAAACTTCAGCAAGACGCGCTTCTCCCTGCCCTTGAGTCCGGAAAGCTCGTCCTCATCGGAGCGACGACCGAAAACCCGAGCTTTGAAGTGAATGCCGCCCTGTTGTCTCGGGCGACGGTGTTCCGACTTGAGCAGCCGGGTGCCGAGGAGTTACGTGCCGTCCTTGACCGGGCGCTCCATGACTCCCGTGGTCTCGGGAACTACCCTGTGAAAATGGATGAAGCTGCTGCTGACCATTATATCAAAATGGCGGACGGTGACTACCGTGTCCTATTAAATGCACTTGAACTCGCCGTCTTAACAACGCCAGAAGTGAACGGGCAGATTCACATCACACTAGAGGTCGCAGAAGAGTCGATTCAACAAAAATCGATCAAATATGATAAAACGGGCGACCGACACTACGATGTCATCTCGGCCTTCATCAAATCGATTCGTGGTTCGGACCCGGATGCCGCGCTCTACTGGCTCGCCGTCATGATCGAAGCTGGCGAGTCCCCGCGCTTCATCATGCGTCGTCTTTACGTGCATGCCGCAGAAGATATCGGAATGAGCGATCCGAACGCGCTACTCGTCGTCGATGCGGCAGCACGCGCGAGCGAATACATCGGCTTTCCTGAAGCCCGTATACCGATTGCAGAAGCTGTTCTTTATCTCGCGACCGCCCCAAAATCAAATGCGGTCATCACTGCCATCGACAAGGCGCTCCATCATGTCCGAACAGTCGAAGGTGGACCTGTACCGGTGCATCTCCGCGACGCCCATAGTCCCGGGGCACGTGAACTTGGGAACGGGGTCGGTTATAAATATCCTCATGATGAAAAAGACGGGTTCGTTCCTCAAAACTATTGGCCTGAGAATTTGGCCCGAAAACGACCGAACTACTATAAGCCGACGCCTCGTGGATTCGAGCAACAAATCCAAAAACGGCTTGAGTATTGGGAAAAACGACGCTGACTCACAACGAGTCGCGTCGTTTTACTTTTGGATTCGATTGATCTCGACTCCTGCTTGTTCGAGCAAGTCGTTAATGACGTAACCGGCAGCTACAAGTCCTGCGACCGATGGGACGAATGCGTTCGAGCTCGGTGGCATCTTTGCTTTCCGGATTGGAGCGTCTTTCTTCCCGACGACCTCGTTCACGTCTTCACGCGTCACAATTGGAGATTCGTCCGAGAAGACGACTGGGACCCCTTTATAAATCTTTTCTTTACGGAGACGTGTCCGAACCATCTTCGCAATCGGGTCATACGATGTATCTTTGATGTCGACGACTTTGATGCGAGTCGGGTCCATCTTGTTTGCCATCCCCATACTCGAGATGACTGGAATACCACGGCGCTTACACTCTACGATTAAATGGATCTTATAAATAATCGTATCTGAAGCATCAATGACATAGTCGATGTTTTGAGCGAAGAATTCTTCGTACGTCTCTTCTGTATAAAACATCTTCAGTTGAACGAGGTCTAAGTCCGGGTTGATGTCGAGGAGACGCTTGCCCATCGCTTCTACTTTCGGTTGACCGACTGTCGACAACAACGCGTGGATTTGACGATTGACGTTCGTGATGTCGATGTCATCTTTATCGACGAGGACGATGCGTCCGACGCCACTGCGCACAAGTGCCTCGGCTGCGAATGAGCCGACGCCACCGACACCTAAAATCGCGACCGTTTTATTTTTTAAAGCATCGAGGCCTTCTGAACCGATGGCCAATTCATTTCGTGAAAACTGGTGTAACATGTTTCTTCCTCCAACCAATTCTATTTTCTCATACTATTTTACTCGGAATTATATTCAAAAAAAAGACGTCTCGCGACGTGTTTACAAAAAAATCGATGGGGCCCGGAGTGCCGTGACGATGCCTTGCTTTTGAACCTGCGTATGCAGGTGGGTGACCTAGCGTTTCCTTCACAAGTCCTCCTGCACGTGATGAGGCAGTTGATCCGGTTAGCAGTTCGGTCTCCCGTATTCAAAGTGTTGGCTCAAAATAACGAAGGCGGCTCTCGTACACCTCAGGTATCCCATCTGTTGATTTAACTATAGCGCTTCTATAAAAAGAAGTCAATGAGAAACACCGACTTCTCGTGACAGTTTCGTCACAACCATTTGTTACGAAACGCACGGTCAGGATCGTACGTGAACTGTTGACGCTCGATGTTAAAATGCCGATTTCGTGAGTCGTTTCCAACACCCGCTTGATAAGCCCAATTCGCCCAATTACTAGCGACATCATAATCGATCAGCTTCGATTCAAAATAGGCTGCTCCGTATCGCCAATCCTGCATTAACTCCTTAGCGAAATAGTTGGCAACGATTTGCCGACCCCGGTTCGACATCCACCCTGTTGCATTTAGCTCGCGCATGAACGCATCGACAAACTCCACTCCGGTATCGCCTCGTCGCCATTTCTCGATGATGTCAGAATCGACCCGCCACTCCTTCGGCTTCGAACGAATCCCCTGCTCCCGAAACAATCGTTTTCCTTGTTCAAGTGCGACCCATTGAAAAAACTCGCGCCACAACAACTCAAAGTAGAGCCAGTACGTCGATTCGTTCACACTATGTGTCCGCTCGTGCGCTTCTAATTCAAAGAAGACTCGACGCGGGGACAACGAGCCATTCGCCAAATACGGGGACAACTTTGTCGAATCGTCGACCCCGAA encodes:
- a CDS encoding cysteine desulfurase family protein, with translation MNYFDHAATTPMRPEVLEAMTPYFLETYGNASSIHGIGRNARAALDSSRRVLAKWIGASPNEIVFTSGGTESDNYALFGAVYAHKGKGKHIITTKVEHHAVLHAMEQLEREGFDVTYLDVDASGAVDVDVFRAALRDDTILVSIMYGNNEVGTRQPIQTIGELLQDHQAIFHTDAVQALGTEEIDVKKIHVDLLSASAHKVNGPKGIGFLFMKTGVKLASRSFGGQQERKRRAGTENVPGAVGFQKAAELIMAEREDRVTLYASLDLALRQRLDELGVTYEVNGSNRLPHIVNLYLPGIDLEPFLIMMDMRGMAISSGSACTAGSVEPSHVLSAMYGDSERTRQSVRISFGHGNSVEDAKRLAERLQEVVSTFMNGVR
- the cymR gene encoding cysteine metabolism transcriptional regulator CymR is translated as MKISTKGRYGLTIMIALARETDNKPLSLKKIAARHELPEHYLEQLIGPLRNGGLVKSVRGAYGGYQLVKPAEEVTAGEIIRLLEGPLAVVEDSEADDAVKRKLWDKIKEAIDTVLDETTLADLAEEESDGYMFYI
- a CDS encoding replication-associated recombination protein A, yielding MPDLFHQSNGGPLANRMRPETLDDVIGQRHIVGEGKLLRRAIEADRLGTIILYGPPGTGKTTLARVISNYTKATFVQLNAVTAKLDELRSVIREAESRFDFDDERTILFLDEIHRFNKLQQDALLPALESGKLVLIGATTENPSFEVNAALLSRATVFRLEQPGAEELRAVLDRALHDSRGLGNYPVKMDEAAADHYIKMADGDYRVLLNALELAVLTTPEVNGQIHITLEVAEESIQQKSIKYDKTGDRHYDVISAFIKSIRGSDPDAALYWLAVMIEAGESPRFIMRRLYVHAAEDIGMSDPNALLVVDAAARASEYIGFPEARIPIAEAVLYLATAPKSNAVITAIDKALHHVRTVEGGPVPVHLRDAHSPGARELGNGVGYKYPHDEKDGFVPQNYWPENLARKRPNYYKPTPRGFEQQIQKRLEYWEKRR
- a CDS encoding tRNA threonylcarbamoyladenosine dehydratase, which encodes MLHQFSRNELAIGSEGLDALKNKTVAILGVGGVGSFAAEALVRSGVGRIVLVDKDDIDITNVNRQIHALLSTVGQPKVEAMGKRLLDINPDLDLVQLKMFYTEETYEEFFAQNIDYVIDASDTIIYKIHLIVECKRRGIPVISSMGMANKMDPTRIKVVDIKDTSYDPIAKMVRTRLRKEKIYKGVPVVFSDESPIVTREDVNEVVGKKDAPIRKAKMPPSSNAFVPSVAGLVAAGYVINDLLEQAGVEINRIQK